Proteins encoded within one genomic window of Nonomuraea gerenzanensis:
- a CDS encoding amylo-alpha-1,6-glucosidase produces MEARPAVDDAALGREALAVLEANWTGAGTVPAPGLYPHQWSWDSAFVVIGLARHRPDRARDELLSLLRGQWATGMVPHIVFHTREAYFPGPSVWRSQEHDAAPHVLTSGLTSPPLHALALWWLYRHTGDAAFVRKAYPALAAQHEYLATARDLGGAGLAAIVHPWESGMDDSPAWDAPLDALPVIRYGYRNVEMDERHPDSDHDRYVWLAMRYRDAGYSHEYLRDEHPFAVEDPMFNGIWLASCQAMAELAPLAGADPVPHAEHAERLRQAMLDRLWDGCFYSRDLRAGRLIRVCTVGAFGPLLDPGLPADRLHAAVEMLESARFMGATGYPVPSCEIRASQFDRTRYWRGPSWVNTNWLLRRAAAVHSLDHLGQQLTNGTLRLVRQAGFRECFDPFDGSGRGCRDFSWSAALTLDLLADNVGE; encoded by the coding sequence ATGGAGGCGCGGCCCGCGGTAGACGATGCCGCGCTCGGGCGTGAGGCGCTGGCCGTGCTCGAGGCGAACTGGACGGGTGCGGGCACCGTGCCCGCACCAGGGCTCTATCCCCACCAGTGGAGCTGGGACTCCGCGTTCGTCGTGATCGGCCTGGCCAGGCATCGGCCGGACCGGGCCCGCGACGAGCTGCTCAGCCTGCTGCGGGGGCAGTGGGCGACAGGGATGGTGCCGCACATCGTCTTCCACACGCGGGAGGCGTACTTCCCCGGGCCGTCCGTGTGGCGCTCGCAGGAGCACGACGCCGCGCCGCACGTGCTCACCTCGGGGCTCACCTCGCCACCGCTGCACGCGCTGGCGCTGTGGTGGCTCTACCGGCACACGGGCGACGCCGCGTTCGTCAGGAAGGCGTACCCGGCGCTGGCCGCCCAGCACGAGTACCTCGCCACCGCGCGCGACCTCGGCGGCGCGGGGCTGGCCGCGATCGTGCACCCCTGGGAGTCGGGCATGGACGACAGCCCCGCCTGGGACGCGCCGCTCGACGCGCTGCCCGTGATCAGGTACGGCTACCGCAACGTCGAGATGGACGAGCGCCACCCCGACAGCGACCACGACCGCTACGTCTGGCTGGCCATGCGCTACCGCGACGCCGGCTACAGCCACGAGTACCTGCGCGACGAGCATCCGTTCGCCGTCGAGGACCCGATGTTCAACGGCATCTGGCTGGCCTCCTGCCAGGCCATGGCCGAGCTGGCCCCGCTGGCGGGCGCCGACCCGGTGCCCCACGCCGAGCACGCCGAGCGCCTCAGGCAGGCGATGCTCGACCGCCTGTGGGACGGCTGCTTCTACTCCAGGGACCTGCGGGCCGGGCGGCTCATCCGGGTGTGCACCGTCGGCGCGTTCGGGCCGCTGCTGGACCCGGGCCTGCCCGCCGACCGCCTGCACGCCGCCGTGGAGATGCTGGAGTCGGCCAGGTTCATGGGCGCCACCGGCTATCCCGTGCCGAGCTGCGAGATCCGCGCCTCCCAGTTCGACCGCACGCGCTACTGGCGCGGCCCCTCCTGGGTGAACACCAACTGGCTGCTGCGCCGCGCCGCCGCCGTGCACTCGCTGGACCACCTCGGCCAGCAGCTCACCAACGGCACCCTGCGCCTGGTCCGGCAGGCGGGCTTCCGCGAGTGCTTCGACCCCTTCGACGGCAGCGGCCGGGGCTGCCGGGACTTCTCCTGGAGCGCGGCGCTCACCCTGGATCTGCTCGCCGATAACGTAGGGGAATGA
- a CDS encoding YtxH domain-containing protein, whose product MRYRMTFAVGLAVGYVLGSRAGHERYEQIKRSAQRVADNPRVQQVAGVVGAQASRVAGMARSRMGDTLQQRIPFLHSDGHQPETGTGWPDEDVADQKARESGIPY is encoded by the coding sequence ATGCGTTATCGGATGACATTCGCTGTCGGCCTGGCCGTCGGCTACGTGCTCGGCAGCCGGGCGGGACACGAGAGGTACGAGCAGATCAAGCGGTCGGCGCAGCGCGTCGCCGACAATCCCCGGGTGCAGCAAGTGGCCGGGGTGGTCGGGGCGCAGGCGTCCAGGGTCGCGGGGATGGCCCGGTCAAGGATGGGGGACACGCTGCAGCAGCGGATCCCGTTCCTCCACTCCGACGGGCACCAGCCCGAGACCGGCACCGGCTGGCCCGACGAGGACGTCGCCGACCAGAAGGCCCGTGAGAGCGGGATCCCCTATTGA